Sequence from the Strix aluco isolate bStrAlu1 chromosome 16, bStrAlu1.hap1, whole genome shotgun sequence genome:
ggacacggggggggacacggggggggacgccaagggagaggctgcagggggCGATGCCAGAGCTGCTGAGGACATGGGAGGTGACACCAGGGGCACAGGGGACACCGGGGACGATGCCAAGGCAGAGCCAGccagggggggcactgggggggagGCACAGGAGGAGCTGGGGCCAGCAGCAGCGGGCAGCACCCGGGCCGGCAGGTGAGAGGGACAcggggggggcacagccagggatATTGGGGGGGGGTGGCAGGTGTGGGGACAGGGGTGACAGTGGCCGTGCTGGCACTGCCACCCCCACTGTCCCCGCAGGACCCCGCCTGGCTGCAGGACGAGGAGGACGAGCTGTGGCCCGAGTTCCCCCCCTGCTCGTCCCCGGGGGGGGCCACCAGCCCCacgtcccccatgtcccccacgtcccctgtggtgtccccagtgtcccccacatcccccacaGGTAAGGGCTGCTCTGGGCAGGGCACTGCCTGTGTCACCGGAGTCCCCTGGGGTCCCCTCCGTGTCCCCTTCTCTTTGGGGGGGATCTCCAACCCCTGATGGTGCCCCAGGGATGCCCCCACCCCCGCTCCCCCAATTTGGCACCTCGCCGGTGCCTGGAGGGGATGGGGTGCCCCCACCCCGCGGTGGGGTCACTGACCCCTCGTCTCTCCCTTGCAGTGGGTGCCACCGAGGGCTCGGGGGCAACAAGAggtgagtgggggtgggggggcacggCCCCACGGGTGCCCCACGGtgggcaccccacagccctgtgggaatcccccagcccacccccccccacccccccccatggCTGGCCCACCCGCAGCGGTGCCCTCACCCCCACCCACGGGGCCACCCGTGTGCCCGCAGGGGTGCGCCAGCggagggggcgcggggccgggtgCCCCCCGGGAGGCCGaggctggagggggctggggggcggccACGCGTGAGTGCCCGGGCGCAGGGGCGCAGCGCCATCCTGAGAAGTTTGGAGGGTGAGAGGGgccggggggcacggggggggctgGTGGGCATGGGGAGCatgggggcagtgggggggttgggggggcatAGGACAATAGGGGGGGCTGTggaaatggggggtggggggcactgggggggctATGGGATAGTGGGGGTATGGCAGGGGGACACAGGGCagtggggattttgggggggccATGGGGAAGTGACAAGAatggggggactggggggccATGGGGCAGTGGGGGTATTGAGGGGACACAGGGGAatggggggggctgtggggaaaTGGGGGGTAGGGGGTGACTGGGGGCCATGGGGGGCATGGGGATATTGGGGGGCACAAGGGCAATGGGGGTTTTGGGGAGGCCATGAGGAGAatgaggggactggggggggctATGGGGCAGTGGGGGTattggggggggacacagggcaATGGGGGGCACTGGTGGGGGGTCAGGGACACTGTGCAATGGGGGTCCCCTGGGGGCAGACTGTGGCCGATGGGGAGTCACCAGGAGGGTCGGGCCGAGGGGGAGCCACGTGTGGAGCAGGTGCCGGGGGGTTGTGGGAGTCCCACGGCACCCGGCGTCCCCCCCAGGGCAGCCACGGGGCCGGCCCGCACCTGAAGCGGTCGGGGGCACGGCCGCGGTGAAGGCCATGCTGCTGGAGTGGTGCCGCTCCAGGACCCGCGGCTACCAGGTGAGCaccggggggggggacacacgctcCGTGGGGCGTCCGTGGGGTGTcctgacccccacccccccgccgcggcAGCACGTGGAGGTGCAGAACTTCTCGGGGAGCTGGGGCAGCGGCCTGGCCTTCTGCGCCCTCCTCCACAGCTTCTTCCCCGACGCCTTCGACTACGGCAGCCTGGAGCCCGGCGCCCGCCGGCAcaactttgccctggccttcgcCACCGCCGAGTGAGAGCACCCCcggtgcccccccaccccccgtccGCGGGTGGAGGGCGCCGGGTGACAGCGGTGTCCCCGCAGGGAGCGGGCGGGCTGCGCCCCGCTGCTGGAGGTGGAGGACATGGTGCGGCTGCCGGTGCCCGACGCCAAGTGTGTCTACACGTACCTGCAGGAGCTGTACCGCTGCCTGGTGGCCAAGGGGCTGTGAAGACCAAGAAGCGCTGAGGGGGGGTCCCCCACGGCCCCCCACTCGTGACACACCCCCAACATTTCATCCCCCAGCAGTAAAGGCTTCGTGGTGCCGGGCTGCAGCGGCCTCGTCTCTCGCGGGGGGACACTGGCACCAAGTCCCGGCAGCGGGGACAAGCAGGCAGTGGGGGGGGACACGACAACCCCTCAGGGCTGGCAGCACCTCCCCGGTGCCCCCCACCACCCCAGTGAGGCGTCACAGGGCCAAAGGAGGAGCAGGAGTAAATTTATAACTGAGGTGCCAGAACCCGTCGCCGTGGTGCCCGGCTGGGGTCCAGGCTCCAGCACCAAGACGGGGGCAATGGCGGGGTGCCCCCGGTGCGGGGGGCTCAGGACCCCCGGGGGGGTCGGGGCGCTGCTCGGCGTGGCGGCGGGTGTGTTCCTCCGCCCGGCGCTGGAAAACCTCAGGTTGCTGCTGGAGCTGACGGGCCAGCTCCGGGCGCAGCACCCGCTGGGGGTCCGGGCTgtcgagcagcagcagcaggtcctgCAGCACTGCGGGCACCACaggggggggggtcagggcaggcctcccctcccgccgggcccccccACAGCCATCCCGAGGTGCCCACCTTGGAGGGCGCGGGTGGAGGCAGCCAGTGCTGGGTGGAGGTGAGGGGCTGGCAGGACGCCGCCGTCGGGGTCCACGCCGGGGTGGTAGATGCTGGTGCGCagggtgaggtgggggggggccAGCGGGTGGTGGGGGGAGAAGGTCAGCTCGAAGCGGAAGGCACCCGCGTTGTACGGGGGGTTGTTCTGCCGTGGTAAGGGGGGGGCACCTCAGACATGCCCATCGCGGGGGGATCCCCGTCCCGGCCATGACACCCAGTGCACCCCCTGGAGACAccgcccccccgagccccccaggAGGGGAACCCccacccagtgccccccagcgCAGGACCCCAGGGTCCCCACACAGTGTCCCCAGGGGGACCCTCCCCCGTGTTGCCACCCACACAGTGCCCCCAGGAGACCCTCCATGTCCGCAGGgcacccccccgtcccccccggaGCTCatctccctccccaggcaccccgtagtcccccccaagccccccgcGCCCCCAGGGGAACCCCCCTCTCCCCCGGTTCCCCATGCCCCAAGGGACCAACCCCTGTGCCCAGGGCCTCCCCCACCAGCTCCCAGGACCCCCCTCCCGTTCCCCAGGGCCTCCCCCTGCCCAGAGACCCCCAGGGATCCTCCCACTCCCCAGGGTCCCCCCAGATCCCCGTGCCCAgttccccccccccgctccccaagggacccccccaggcccccttGGGCCCCCCCCCAACTCACGGGCAGCAGAAGCCCCTCCCAGCGCCGCACGTCACCGTCGAGCGGCCGCACCCCGCGGGCCCCCCCCCAGCGCTGCACCTCCGCCAGCTCCTGCGCGGGGCCGTCACTGGGCGGGGAACACCCCGGGACACCCCcccgtggggcggggggggcacttCTAAGCCACGCCCCGCGTGGAGCAGTTGCCACCGGGGGAAACGAAACCGGAGAAACCGGGGAAACACCCCCCGCggcccggcaccggcacccccgCACCGGACACCCTCTGCCCGGtaccgccgccccccgccccgccacccccgcgccccccgcgtCCCCGCACCGGCGCCGCGGTACCGGGACCTCCGCACCCCGAGACCAGCCACCGCTCGGTGCTGACCCCAGGACCCCCCCGCGCCCCCATCCGGCCCGCCTGGTGCGGTGCCGTCACGGGGGTACGGCCGCGTCGGTCCCCGGtgccccccggtgcccccccggtGCCCACCTTGGCGATCCTCCTGTTCATGGCCACCGATGCCCAAtgcccagtgctgctggggggggctgcaccGGGCCGCGCCCCTGGGGAGGCGGGGCAAGATGCTCCAGCCCCGCCCCCAGCACGGGGGGACATAGAGATGGGGGGGATGAGGGGCCAGACAGGCTTTGGGGACCCTGGGACCATAGAGATGGGGGGGATGAGGGGCCAGACAGGCTTTGGGGACCCTGGGACCATAGAGATGGGGGGGATGAGGGGTCAGACAGGCTTTGGGGACCCTGGGACCATAGAGATGGGGGGGGATGAGGGGCCAGACAGGCTTTGGGGACCCTGGGACCATAGAGATGGGGGGGATGAGGGCCAGACCTGCCCAGGACCCACCCTGGGCAAtgctggagggcagaggggcCAGGTGGTGCCTATccgcccccctccccagggcagcagagGAGTGTGGAGGGAGTCACCCCGGAGGGGGGGGTGTCACACCACCTGGGCCTCCCCCCAAGTCACTGGGAGACCAGAGGGACAAGGGCAGAGAGCTTGAGCTGGGGCTTGAGGGGTGAGACTGCCCCTTGTCCCCACGGGGGGTTAAGgggggggcagtttgggtgcccAGAGTTCCCCTTGTCCCCCCAGGGGTCAttgggggggcagctggggggccCAGAGCACCCCCCACCTCCCAGAGGTGGCTGCCCGAGGGGTTGGTCCTCCAGCGCCGGGAGCAGAGCGGGACGCGGGGCTggaaggggcgggggggccgtgcctgggcccagctcccccccccccccgctgcccggGCACCCCCCTCCGCCGGCGCGGCTGATTTACGGGAAACCTCGCGGCCTCCCGCCGCCCTCCTTAATCTTTAACCAGGCGGGGCCGGACCCGCCAgaccccccccgcgccggccggaCACGCAGGGCCCCGACCCGCCGCGCACCCAGGTGAGCCCGGGGGCTGCGTCCTCCTGCCCCCGCACCCCGCCTCCCCGGGGGGCGGTCAGAGCGGGGGAGGCACCCCCGGGCGGGGGGTACGGGTGGTGCGGGGTgccggggtggggtgggagggtttTGGGTGCCaagggggggtgctgggagctgggggtggggtgATCGGGTGGCCCGTCAAGCCCTTGACCTCCGCTTGCCTCCAGGATGCCCACCGTGACGCTCTGGCTGCCCCTGGTGTGGCTGGTGGCCACTGTCACCCCGGTAAGTGTGGCCCAGGGACACGGGCTCCCCGCACCCAGGTGCCCCCATGCCccccctccctgagccccccacCTGGgtgcccctgcaccccccctcaccccggtCCTGGTACCCAGGTGCCCACCCCGGAGGCTTCTCCCAGCAGGCTGAAGCTGCTCAGGCAGCACCCGATGCTGCTGGTGCCCCCCCATCCCGCCCTGGGCCCCCCGGGGGATGTGGGGGCCCCCATCCTGCCTGCGCCCACCCCACGTGCCCACCCTGAGGAGCTGCCTGGATCAGATGTCCCCCTCAAGCCCAcagacccccccagccctgaggtGCTTGAGGGAGCACCCCAGGAGCTGGGCGCCACGTCGAACGGCAGCACGGCAGCGCCCGCACCCAGCACCGCCGAGACACCCCCCAGCACCACAGAGGGACCCCCCAGCATCACAGGGGGACACCTCAGCACCACTGAGAGACCCCCCAACACCACTGAGAGACCCCTCAGCACCACAGAGGGACCCCCCAGCACACCGGGCACCAGCGCCCCACCGTGCCCTGGGGACGAGGAGCCGTCCAAGGCCTGTGGGGCACCCACGGAGGAGCAGCGGGCAGCCGTGGCCGAGGCACTGGGCACCTTCGCCCTCCGCTTCTACCAGCACATGGCGGAGGCTGCCCAGCCCGACGCCAACCTGCTCTTCTCCCCCATCAATGTGGTCATGGGGCTCTCGCACCTTCTGCTGGGTGAGGGGCTGCCCGCCGGCACCAGCACCGGCACCACccgcggccggcccggcccggcatgGCCTCGCTGAGCCTCCCCTGTGCCCGCAGGTGCCCGCGGTGAGACCCGTGAGCGCCTGGCCGCCGTCCTGGCACACCCCCCGGGGCTGGCCTGCCCGCACGCGGCCCTGCGGCAGCTCGCCAGCGCGCCCGGACTCTTCTCCGCCGCACAGATCTTCCACCACCCAGGTGAGGCGGGTGCTGGtggggccgccggggccggggccggcgcggggcTGATGCCAACCGTGCCATCGGGCAGGACTGAGCCTCCGGCCCCGCTTCCTCAATGAGTCCTGGCACTTCTATGGCGCCCCGCCCGCGGGCGCTGAGCGGCAACGAGAGCCTGGACCTGCTGCGCGTCAACGCGTGGGTGCGCGAGGCCAGCCAGGGGCTGCTGCCCGCactcctgcctgcgctgccccCACAGCCCCACCTGATGCTGCTCAGCGCCGTCCACCTCCAGGGTATGGCCCCGGGACGGGATCTGCCCCAGAATCTGCCCCCAGGGTTGGCTCAGGGATCTGCCCCAGGATTTGCCCCAGAATCTGCCCCGGGGGGTTGGCTCAGGGATCTGCCCCAGGATTTGCCCAGGGGGTTGGCTCAGGGATCTGCCCCGGGATCTGCCCAGCAGCCATTGTGCGTCTGAGCCCGAGGTCGTCCCACGTGGCCCCCgggtcccccccgtcccccgcaGCCCCGGTGCCGTGTCCCTGCAGCCACATGGCGCACGCCGCTGAAGGCCAAGCAGACGATGCCGCTGCCCTTCCTGCGCCCCGGGCGCCCTCCCCGCATGGTGCCCACCATGACCAGCAAGAAGTACCCGGTGGCCTCCTTCATTGACCCCCGCCTGCAGGTCCAGGTACCCACCGCTGGCTGGGGCACGGGGGGGATGTTGGGCTGTGGCGTCACTCCCTTGGCACTTGGTGGGGAGGATAAAAGGGTGTGACATCACTGCAGCGGCACTGGGGGGGTTGCTGGGCTGTGACATCACTGCGGTGGTACTGGGGGGGTTGCTGGGCTGTGACGTCACTGCGGTGACACTGGGGGTGTTGCTGGGCTGTGACATCACTGCGGTGGTACTGGGGGGTTTGCCGAGCTGTGACATCACTGCAGTGGCGCTGAGGGCCGGGGCCCATCCGCAGGTGGGGCGGCTGGAGCTGAGTGGGGGGATGAGCctggtggtgctggtgccacAGGGGCCCCTGGAGGCACTGGGGGCCCTGGAGCGGGCGCTGGACCCCCCCACCTTCCTGGGGCTGCTGCGGCGGGCGgcccacacccccccccgggccactgccctggccctgccccgCCTGCGCCTCGACCTCGCCCTGGACGTGGTGGCCCTGGTCCACGACATGGGTAAGGCCAccagcacaccccccccccccccccccccgacccagGGCCTGCCCTGGACATcacagggtgggctgggggcGATGTCACTTCCTGCGCAGGAGGCCATGTGCAGTGATGTCACTCCCTGCGGGACGTCACTGGCCCCTCCCTGGTCCCTATTCGGGTCCCtttccccagtgtccccagtgttcCCCAATGTCGCTAGTGTCCCCATGCCTTTGGTGTCCCCAGGGTTCCTCAGTACGCCCATGTTCCtggtgtcccctgtgtccccagtGCCCCTGATGTGCCCCACTGCCCCCGTGCCCCCAGTGCCCATAATGTCCCCcttgtccccagtgtcccccagtaCCCACGTCCCCATATTACCCCTGCTCTCTCCggtgtccccaatgtccccagtATCCCCGATCTCCCTGGTGTCCCCCCACATCCCTTAGGGTCCCCTGGTGCCGCCCATTGCCCCCAATGTCCCCGGTGTGCCCCTGGCGTCCCCCACATCCCCAGGGTCCCCAAGGCCCCCCACTTCTCCCCCCTGTCCCCCGCGCACCCCCCGGGGTCCCCGTGGGGGCGGCTCTGAGATGGCTGCCACAGACTATGGGCTGTTCCTGGACGCGGAGCTGTGCGGGCTAGCGCGGGGCCCGGCGGTGACGGTGGACGCGGCGCGGCACCGGGCGGTGCTGGCGCTGGACGAGGCCGGCGTGGAGGCGGCGGGTGCCATGGCCACCTCGGTGGCCCGCACGGCCCTGCTGCTGGAGGCCCTGCGCCCCTTCCTCTTCGTCCTCTGGCACGACGCCGGCGCCATCCCCCTCTTCATGGGCCGCCTCAGCgacccccagccctgacccctgCCCTGACCCCTGCCTGCGCCTGCCCATGCCCCAGCTGCccacctgcccctgccctccctcctctcacccctccctccctccttccctccttcctcctcccccttgtCCCtactttcttccctccctcctcccatccctcctgcccacgtccctccttctttccctccatccttccttctttttcctccctccagcccctgtccctccctcctccctctccctctttccctccaaCCACCCTCCAGCCCCTATCCTTCCCTcgtttccctccctccctcctccctccctgcttctccctccctccctccttccccacctccccacccctccctcccccatctccCCACCCATcaccccctcccagccccacagggCAGTGTGGGGTCCCtgccccccctgctccccccctccccgtgcctcGGGCCCTGAGGCCCCAATAAACGCACCCACCGACCACTGCGCGGCTGCTGcgtgtggggaggggaagggacagCCCGGGTGCCGGAGAGGCAAGTTGGGGGCTatcagggacaccccccccaccccagggtcCCCCTGGCTGCGTGCCAGGTGTCACCCCGGGGTGCCAGGGCTGAGCCAGGGGAGGTGGCAGCGCCGGGGGCAGGCGACACCCAGCaccttcctaaaaaaaaaaagcctttattgCCCTAGAaaagcccccacagcccccacgtGCTGGTGACAGGCACCGCACCCCCCCCAGGGGGGCACCGGCTGGCACCGGGTGCCCTCGGGGCATCGGCAGAGGTGCAAGGGCGGGGGGACCCGCTGCCAGCACCCCAGCATAGGTGCCCGCCGGGGCGGGGGTGCCGCTGGGTGGGGGTGTCCCGCCGAGCCCCCGCCTCAGTCCCAGCCGTTCTCCTTCACCATGTGCGACATCTCGATGATGAACTTCCCCTCCTTGTACTTCTGGCTGCTCTCGAAGGCCTgctcctgggggggggtgggcagcgtGAGACACCCCCTGCCCACAGCGGGGTGCCCTCCCCACTGCCTTCACCGCGGTTTTGGGGTGCCCACAGCCCACAGCAGAGGTTTGGGGCGCCCAGGGTGGTTTTGAGGTGCCCAGGTGagggatttggggtgctggggcagtgcCTGCGGGGCGGACTCTGGGTGCCCCGGGAGGTGCCCGCGGCAGGAGTTGGGGTGCCGGGGTGGGGGTGCCAGGCACGGGGGCACTCACGTATTTCCAGCCCAGGGTGGTCTTGCAGCTCTGGCAGAAGATGTCGGCCACCGAGTGCAGCCCCGTCAGCAGCAGCCGCTGCTCCGCCGGGCCGCAGCCCACGTTCACCCTGCGCCCGAGAGCGGCGGGTCTGCCACCGGCACGGCACTGCTGGGACCCCCCCGGTGCCCACAGCCCAGCGCCCCCCtgccgtccccccgccccggggtaCTCACACGGAGTTGAACAGGTAGGCACGGCCATGGCTGCCCTGGAAGGACTGCGGGGACACGGCATGAGTCACCGGCTGGGCCCCGTGTCCCCGGGGACCCTGAGGGGAGACACCCAGCACCCCGGGGACACTGTGGGGGACACACCCACCACCCTGGGGATACTGAAGGGGGACACTCAGCGGCCTGGGGACAGCATGGGGGGACACCCACCACTCTGGGGACACTGTGGGGGACACACCCACCACCCTGGGGATACTGAGGGGGACACCCACCGCTGTGGGGACACTAAGGGGACACCCACCACCCTGAGGACAGCACGGGAGGACAcccaccaccctggggacactgtgggggacacacccaccaccctggggacatcATGGGGGCACTCTTGTCACACAAGGGGCACCGTGGGGGTATCGCTGGCTGTCCCAGTGCCCTGGGACATCACGGCAGGAGGTGCCCGCTGTGCCAGGGCCACCCCGGGAGGAAGCCCAGTGCCCCGGGGTCACCGCGGGGGGGGACGTGGGGACGGTGGGGGCCGCGGGCGCAGCGCGGGGGGCACCTTGGAGATGAGCTCCTCGTGCCTGGCCAGGTGGGCCCGGCAGTGGACGCAGCTGTAGGTGCGGTGGGAGCGCGGCAGGTAGCTGTGGAAGGTCCGGGGGGACAGGCGGGCGGtggggggcaggcggcggcgggggggggggcatggcGGGGGGCAGGGccccgggggggcgcgggggggcggggggcaccgtGCACCCCCCGCAGAGCCGCTCGCAGGGGAAGCAGCGCAGCAGAGCGCCGAGAGCCGTCGTTCCTCTCGCGCCGAGGTCGGGGGGGCAccgccgccccgggcccccccAGGTGAGAAGGAGGCGGAAAAGGGGGGCGGCCTGCAAAGGGTTAAAGGGGGACAGTGAGCAGGGGGGCGGcactgcctgcccccccccccaataccCCCAGTTCTCGGTCCcgcctcgccccccccccgccccgatgcCAGCTGAGACCGGGCCGGCTCATCGCAGGAGCGAGGGGCAGCGCGGGTGGCACCGCCCCGTCCCTGCTGTCCCCGGGGGGGCCTCAGAgaaggggggggcagaggggggacCGAGGGTCTGGGGAAAGGGGGGGGTCCTCCTAAGCGGGGTCCGGGAGTCCCGGGAGAGcgtgggggtcccggggggggtaTTGAGAGTCCcgggggggggtgatgggggtcccggggaggggatggggtgccgggggggggccgggacgggaggatgggggggacacGATGGGGGGTCTCGGGGGGACACGatgggggtgccgggggggccCGATGGAGGGCCCGAGGGCGGACACCCGAGGGttcccgggggggccgggggggcccgggaGCCGCTCACCGCCTGCCGCTGtccccgctgccgctgccgccgctgccgctgtCCCCGGGGCGGGCGCCGGGCGGGGGCaccgggcggccgcggggggggcgggggggccctgcGTGCCCGGGGACTGCATCACGGCACCGTGACTCATCCCGCCGCCGCGACGTCACCGCCCGGCACCTCCGGCGtcagcccggcggcggggggcgctgCGGGAGCCGGGCCCCACCTGGCCCCCCCGGTCCCCCCGTgtacccagccctgccccccccccccccctcggggGGGCACCCTCGGGGCACATGCAAATGAGATGTAAATCaggcggggggaaggggggcgTGTGTGGGGGCGGCTGCGTGCAGATGACATGCAAACGAGATGCAAATGAGCCCTGGAGCCATGCTGGCGGATCCGAGGGGCGCAGCCTAATGAGATGCAAATGAGGCGAAGGGATGCGGCGCGGGGTCCCGGGGCGGTATGCAGATGAGATGCAAATGAGCCCCGGGGAGCAGCGGCAGGCTCGGCCTCCGCCTCCCAGGGGGCACAGCGCCATCGCCCCACCCCCCGTGCGTCATCACGTCaccccggcggccccgcgccgctgCCATGGCAACCCTCGCCGCACCTCCCAGCGCGCCCGGCGCGCCGCTCTGACGTCACTTCCGGCGCAGCCTCGCCGGCCGGAAGCGCGGCGACCCCGGTAGGTGACTgagggggagggtggggagggccTGGGGACCCTCCGGCGGGCGGGGGGCAGGGCCCGGCGGCCTCGGGGGGCgcctcggctcggctcggccgcCCACCCCGCAGCGGGCAGGCGAGGCTCGGCATCGCGTCATGGCGGACGACGGCGGCGAGGAGAAGAAACAGGTGGCCAAGTTCGAGCTGGAGCGGGAGACGGAGCTGCGGTTCGAGGTGGAGGCCTCGCAGAcggtgcagctggagctgctcaCTGGCATGGCCGAGGTCTTCGGCACCGAGCTCACCCGCAATAAGAAGTTCAGCTTCGATGCTGGCGCCAAGGTGGCCGTCTTCACCTGGCACGGCTGCACCGTGCAGCTCAGCGGCCGCACCGAGGTGGCCTACGTCTCCAAGGACACCCCCATGCTGCTCTACCTCAACACCCACACGGCGCTGGAGCAGATGCGGCGGCAGGCGGAGCGGGAGGACGAGCGCGGGCCCCGCGTCATGGTGGTGGGACCCACCGACGTGGGTAAGTCGACCGTGTGCCGCCTGCTGCTGAACTACGCGGTGCGGCTGGGCCGCCGGCCCACCTTCGTGGAGCTGGACGTGGGCCAGGGCTCCGTCTCCATCCCCGGCACCATGGGCGCTCTCTACATCGAGCGGCCAGCCGACGTGGAGGAGGGCTTCTCCCTCCAGGCCCCGCTCGTCTACCACTTTGGCTCCACCACGCCCGGCACCAACATCAAGCTCTACAACAAGGTGAGTGTGGGGAGCCCCAGGGGGGGTCTCGCCCTGGGGATGGGCCCAGTTTGAAGCCGGGTTCCATTGCTTCCTGCCCACCAGGGACTGTCCCGTGGCTTTTGCTGCTGTGTAAGACTGCGGCACGTCCCGGTCCTGAGCACCGTGCCCGCTTCTGGGCACTGCAGCTCAACAGAGACGCAGGGAGGGTCGGGGTGGTGAGAGGAGAGGCGTGACGGAGACggtggcagggctggaggagcctcCTGAGGAGGGTAGAAGCTCTTCATcctggagaggaggagctgaggcACCACAACTGAGCTTGTTGCTGCCCATGAGCCCCGTGCCAGGCCCTTTGCAGGCTGTGAGTCGTGGCTGGCTGCA
This genomic interval carries:
- the SMTNL1 gene encoding smoothelin-like protein 1, with amino-acid sequence MPELLRTWEVTPGAQGTPGTMPRQSQPGGALGGRHRRSWGQQQRAAPGPAGVGTGVTVAVLALPPPLSPQDPAWLQDEEDELWPEFPPCSSPGGATSPTSPMSPTSPVVSPVSPTSPTVGATEGSGATRGEWGWGGTAPRVPHGGHPTALWESPSPPPPTPPHGWPTRSGALTPTHGATRVPAGTVADGESPGGSGRGGATCGAGQPRGRPAPEAVGGTAAVKAMLLEWCRSRTRGYQHVEVQNFSGSWGSGLAFCALLHSFFPDAFDYGSLEPGARRHNFALAFATAEERAGCAPLLEVEDMVRLPVPDAKCVYTYLQELYRCLVAKGL
- the SERPING1 gene encoding LOW QUALITY PROTEIN: plasma protease C1 inhibitor (The sequence of the model RefSeq protein was modified relative to this genomic sequence to represent the inferred CDS: deleted 1 base in 1 codon); this translates as MAGCPRCGGLRTPGGVGALLGVAAGVFLRPALENLRLLLELTGQLRAQHPLGVRAVEQQQQVLQHCGHPEVPTLEGAGGGSQCWVEVRGWQDAAVGVHAGVVDAGAQGEVGGGQRVVGGEGQLEAEGTRVLPPGETKPEKPGKHPPRPGTGTPAPDTLCPVPPPPAPPPPRPPRPRTGAAVPGPPHPETSHRSVLTPGPPRAPIRPAWCGAVTGAGPDPPDPPRAGRTRRAPTRRAPRMPTVTLWLPLVWLVATVTPVPTPEASPSRLKLLRQHPMLLVPPHPALGPPGDVGAPILPAPTPRAHPEELPGSDVPLKPTDPPSPEVLEGAPQELGATSNGSTAAPAPSTAETPPSTTEGPPSITGGHLSTTERPPNTTERPLSTTEGPPSTPGTSAPPCPGDEEPSKACGAPTEEQRAAVAEALGTFALRFYQHMAEAAQPDANLLFSPINVVMGLSHLLLGARGETRERLAAVLAHPPGLACPHAALRQLASAPGLFSAAQIFHHPGLSLRPRFLNESWHFYGARPRALSGNESLDLLRVNAWVREASQGLLPALLPALPPQPHLMLLSAVHLQATWRTPLKAKQTMPLPFLRPGRPPRMVPTMTSKKYPVASFIDPRLQVQVGRLELSGGMSLVVLVPQGPLEALGALERALDPPTFLGLLRRAAHTPPRATALALPRLRLDLALDVVALVHDMDYGLFLDAELCGLARGPAVTVDAARHRAVLALDEAGVEAAGAMATSVARTALLLEALRPFLFVLWHDAGAIPLFMGRLSDPQP
- the YPEL4 gene encoding protein yippee-like 4 encodes the protein MALCPLGGGGRACRCSPGLICISSAYRPGTPRRIPSPHLHLIRLRPSDPPAWLQGSFASRLHVICTQPPPHTPPFPPPDLHLICMCPEGRRRCRAVTSRRRDESRCRDAVPGHAGPPRPPRGRPVPPPGARPGDSGSGGSGSGDSGRRPPPFSASFSPGGARGGGAPPTSAREERRLSALCCAASPASGSAGGARCPPPPRAPPGPCPPPCPPPRRRLPPTARLSPRTFHSYLPRSHRTYSCVHCRAHLARHEELISKSFQGSHGRAYLFNSVVNVGCGPAEQRLLLTGLHSVADIFCQSCKTTLGWKYEQAFESSQKYKEGKFIIEMSHMVKENGWD